A single genomic interval of Streptomyces showdoensis harbors:
- a CDS encoding MFS transporter → MSEVQAPERPRVFADLTPLRTSVHYRRLWLGNSVTWVGQGMTTLAVSLQVYAITRSTFSAGLVGLFALIPLVVFGLYGGAIADTVDRRKLGLASAGGSAVLSAALAAAAFAGFRNVWFLYGIVALQAVCAALNAPARSSMIPRLLPPEQLRAANALNAMTTTFGTLVGPSLGGLIVGLAGYQAAYTIDVLAFAASLYAMWRLPKMLPDRTGAKRASVLDGLRFLATRPNLRMTFFSDFCAMILAHPRALFPAVAVLWFGGDAGTTGLLVAAPAFGALLGGVLSGWQGRIRHHGQAILLSVAAWGTAIAAFGLTRNLWLGLLLLAVAGYADTVSMIFRNTMMQVAAPDEMRGRLQGVFIVVVAGGPRLGDFLAGSVADLTSPAVAVTGGGLACVLAIGLLALYAKGFRRYDAENPTA, encoded by the coding sequence GTGAGCGAGGTCCAGGCCCCCGAACGGCCCCGGGTCTTCGCCGATCTCACCCCGCTGCGGACCTCCGTCCACTACCGCCGGCTCTGGCTCGGCAACAGCGTCACCTGGGTCGGCCAGGGCATGACGACCCTGGCCGTCTCGCTCCAGGTCTACGCCATCACCCGCTCGACGTTCTCGGCCGGCCTGGTCGGGCTCTTCGCGCTCATCCCGCTGGTGGTCTTCGGCCTGTACGGCGGCGCCATCGCCGACACCGTCGACCGGCGCAAGCTGGGCCTCGCCTCGGCCGGCGGCTCCGCCGTGCTCTCCGCCGCCCTCGCCGCGGCCGCCTTCGCCGGGTTCCGCAACGTCTGGTTCCTGTACGGGATCGTCGCCCTCCAGGCCGTCTGCGCCGCGCTCAACGCGCCCGCCCGCAGCTCGATGATCCCCCGCCTGCTGCCCCCCGAGCAGCTGCGCGCCGCCAACGCGCTCAACGCGATGACCACGACCTTCGGCACCCTCGTCGGCCCCAGCCTCGGCGGCCTCATCGTCGGACTCGCCGGCTACCAGGCCGCGTACACCATCGACGTCCTCGCCTTCGCCGCCTCCCTCTACGCGATGTGGCGGCTGCCGAAGATGCTGCCGGACCGCACGGGCGCCAAGCGGGCCTCCGTCCTCGACGGGCTGCGCTTCCTCGCCACCCGCCCCAACCTGCGCATGACCTTCTTCTCCGACTTCTGCGCGATGATCCTCGCCCACCCGCGCGCGCTGTTCCCGGCCGTCGCCGTCCTCTGGTTCGGCGGGGACGCCGGCACCACCGGACTCCTGGTCGCCGCACCGGCGTTCGGCGCGCTGCTGGGCGGGGTGCTGTCCGGCTGGCAGGGGCGGATCCGGCACCACGGGCAGGCGATCCTGCTCTCCGTGGCGGCCTGGGGGACCGCCATCGCCGCCTTCGGCCTCACCCGCAACCTCTGGCTCGGGCTGCTGCTGCTCGCCGTCGCCGGGTACGCCGACACCGTCTCGATGATCTTCCGCAACACGATGATGCAGGTCGCCGCCCCCGACGAGATGCGCGGGCGGCTGCAGGGCGTGTTCATCGTGGTCGTCGCGGGCGGCCCGCGGCTCGGCGACTTCCTCGCCGGCTCCGTCGCCGACCTCACCTCCCCGGCCGTGGCCGTCACCGGCGGCGGCCTCGCCTGCGTCCTCGCGATCGGTCTCCTCGCCCTGTACGCGAAGGGCTTCCGGCGGTACGACGCGGAGAACCCCACGGCCTGA
- a CDS encoding MarR family winged helix-turn-helix transcriptional regulator, translating into MDGRTTDAPADEDFLRLDNQICFSLHAATRAFNGVYRGALKELGLTYPQYLVMLVLWEHGELPVKGIGERLRLDSGTLSPLLKRLEAAGYVERRRSAEDERSVTVRVTGDGAALRERALGVPRRIAAATGLELEEIVGLRDRLNALAVRLDSVDPDDLTACL; encoded by the coding sequence ATGGACGGACGCACCACCGACGCACCCGCCGACGAGGACTTCCTCCGGCTCGACAACCAGATCTGCTTCTCCCTGCACGCCGCCACCCGCGCCTTCAACGGCGTCTACCGCGGCGCGCTCAAGGAGCTCGGGCTCACCTACCCCCAGTACCTGGTGATGCTCGTCCTCTGGGAGCACGGCGAGCTGCCCGTCAAGGGCATCGGCGAGCGGCTCCGGCTCGACTCCGGGACCCTGTCCCCGCTGCTCAAGCGGCTGGAGGCGGCCGGATACGTCGAGCGGCGCCGCAGCGCCGAGGACGAGCGGTCCGTCACCGTCCGCGTCACCGGCGACGGCGCCGCCCTGCGCGAGCGGGCCCTCGGCGTGCCGCGCCGCATCGCCGCCGCCACCGGGCTCGAACTGGAGGAGATCGTCGGACTCCGCGACCGCCTCAACGCCCTGGCCGTCCGGCTCGACAGCGTCGACCCGGACGACCTCACCGCCTGCCTGTGA
- a CDS encoding organic hydroperoxide resistance protein, giving the protein MDAIYTAVATANGREGRAVSSDGHLDLPLAHPAALGGNGQGTNPEQLFAAGYAACFASAMGVVARQEKIDIADASITAEVSIGKDPSDGGFGLAVVMRAEFPDHLQGEAGTALLEKTHAFCPYSKATRGNIKVELVVE; this is encoded by the coding sequence ATGGACGCGATCTACACCGCAGTCGCCACCGCCAACGGCCGCGAGGGCCGCGCCGTCAGCTCCGACGGCCACCTGGACCTCCCCCTCGCCCACCCGGCGGCCCTCGGCGGCAACGGCCAGGGCACCAACCCGGAGCAGCTCTTCGCCGCCGGCTACGCGGCCTGCTTCGCGAGCGCGATGGGCGTGGTGGCCCGCCAGGAGAAGATCGACATCGCGGACGCCTCGATCACCGCCGAGGTCTCCATCGGCAAGGACCCGTCCGACGGCGGCTTCGGCCTGGCCGTCGTGATGCGCGCGGAGTTCCCGGACCACCTGCAGGGCGAGGCCGGCACGGCCCTCCTGGAGAAGACCCACGCCTTCTGCCCGTACTCGAAGGCGACGCGGGGCAACATCAAGGTCGAGCTCGTCGTCGAGTAG
- a CDS encoding NAD(P)H oxidoreductase, whose amino-acid sequence MTTLASPASPRHTLLVLTHPRPDSLTAQVAARLRARLEGAGGTVDVMDLYAEGFDPALRPQDEPDWTDREKTYSPEVHAHMDRILAADDVLVVFPVWWFGPPAMLKGWIDRVWNYGFAYGRSRPRLAAKRMVWLPLMGATAAEIGELGMTDILDRTLRHGISAYCGIEDSTVSTLYGTELSGLAPEARPARVAELLTEAEAALDATLGTPKEAARVG is encoded by the coding sequence ATGACCACCCTCGCCTCTCCCGCCTCCCCCCGCCACACCCTCCTCGTCCTCACCCATCCCCGCCCGGACTCGCTCACGGCGCAGGTCGCCGCCCGGCTGCGCGCCCGGCTGGAGGGCGCCGGCGGCACCGTCGACGTGATGGACCTGTACGCCGAGGGCTTCGACCCGGCACTCCGGCCGCAGGACGAGCCGGACTGGACCGACCGGGAGAAGACGTACTCGCCGGAGGTCCACGCGCACATGGACCGCATCCTGGCGGCCGACGACGTCCTGGTGGTGTTCCCCGTGTGGTGGTTCGGCCCGCCGGCCATGCTGAAGGGCTGGATCGACCGCGTGTGGAACTACGGCTTCGCCTACGGCCGCAGCCGTCCGCGGCTGGCGGCCAAGCGGATGGTGTGGCTGCCGCTGATGGGGGCGACGGCCGCGGAGATCGGGGAACTCGGCATGACGGACATCCTCGACCGCACCCTCCGGCACGGGATCTCCGCGTACTGCGGGATCGAGGACTCCACGGTGAGCACCCTGTACGGCACGGAGCTGTCCGGCCTGGCCCCGGAGGCGCGGCCGGCCCGGGTGGCGGAGCTGCTGACGGAGGCGGAGGCGGCGCTCGACGCGACGCTGGGCACGCCGAAGGAGGCGGCCAGGGTCGGCTAG
- a CDS encoding S8 family serine peptidase, translating to MIRPSAGGRAAGLLAAGLSLVLLTVGQTPAGAAQPAVPDTFRSAAASASATVTLVTGDRVTLTELGDGRRTVTVERAPGATGAVRSETVNGRVTVIPDEARPYLESGVLDRRLFDVTGLVEQGITGELPLIVTHGGGRGARAAAVAPRGTETVRALPSIGGAAVTLAEPGAFWREFTAPARRSAGPVKVWLDARVTAAMADSNAQIGSPEAWAAGLTGKGVKVAVLDTGVDAGHPDLAGRVGETRSFIEGQEVADRNGHGTHVASTVGGSGAGSAGKEQGVAPGAALAVGKVLSDEGSGSESQIIAGMEWAARDVDAKIVSMSLGSQEASDGTDPMAQAVNALSAETGALFVIAAGNSGAPGSIGSPGAADSALTVGAVDSADEAAYFTSKGPRYGDQGLKPDLSAPGVGILAARSRLLPGSGLYTSMSGTSMATPHVAGVAALLAEKHPDWTGAQLKNALMSSSKTLADSAYDLGAGRVDVAAAISANVTATGSADLGFSSWPYEANKPVTRTVTYTNSSDAPVRLDLAVEGMPDGTAVLADAALTVPAHGTAATTVTGDGTKAPVGTSSGRITARTGGTVVAHTALGLVKEEERYTLTVHVKDRDGRPAPAHLGVQRLTADSDPFPAAVDESGTLRLRLKPGTYTVDTFLDVRGSHGKDSLGLGFLTEPEIALDRDREITLDGRRLREIRAEVERRTETRQLLMEFDRQANGASYGGAVQVPAAYDSIFAAPTAKPATGSFEYRTVWRLGKPMLEASAGGARLSDVTAQAGATLLEGRHRLRVVDAGTGTAAEYAGKDVAGKAVLVRRTEGADTVALAQTAQDAGAKALFVTDDRPGRLMAWFGTADYEDRPLAVATLNTADAGTLAAAARRGTALELTGTRFTPYTYDLSEGHPGAIGTDLVFRPGRKELATIRSTFHMPTARKELGGEFRYSLTDTFRIGFGFKEWIAFPTERTDYVSTGTGQRWHESVDLGDSLEQRGGQSVYRGGGETELEWFKPVWHPWLGTGLGWGQQRSGNDLRFNTPGWGDSGSDHTGFGNVWGDDSMTQYTEVYVNGVRVDRKQSSGAYAWDAPAEEAAYKVVTDTALDPARWRLGTKGHAEWTFRSAETPGDRVTYLPLINLGFDLPTDLVGDVRAGSRVPVRIFAEYVKGATGTGRIGGGSLAVSYDEGATWTPVGLDRSLRGELRVPRGARSVSLRAGARDDRGGSVTQEIIRAVGVK from the coding sequence GTGATCAGACCTTCCGCAGGAGGAAGGGCAGCCGGCCTGCTCGCCGCAGGGCTCTCCCTGGTGCTGCTCACGGTGGGCCAGACCCCCGCCGGGGCTGCGCAACCCGCCGTGCCGGACACCTTCCGGAGCGCCGCGGCGTCCGCCTCCGCCACCGTCACCCTCGTCACCGGTGACCGCGTCACCCTCACCGAACTCGGCGACGGGCGGCGCACCGTCACCGTCGAGCGGGCCCCGGGCGCCACCGGGGCCGTTCGCAGCGAGACCGTGAACGGCAGGGTCACCGTCATACCCGACGAGGCCCGGCCCTACCTGGAGTCCGGGGTCCTCGACCGGCGCCTCTTCGACGTCACCGGCCTCGTCGAGCAGGGCATCACCGGCGAACTCCCGCTGATCGTCACCCACGGGGGCGGCAGGGGCGCCCGCGCCGCCGCCGTCGCCCCGCGCGGCACCGAGACGGTCCGCGCGCTGCCCAGCATCGGCGGCGCCGCCGTCACCCTCGCCGAACCGGGCGCCTTCTGGCGCGAGTTCACCGCCCCCGCCCGGCGGTCCGCGGGCCCCGTCAAGGTCTGGCTGGACGCCAGGGTGACCGCCGCCATGGCCGACTCCAACGCCCAGATCGGCAGCCCCGAGGCCTGGGCGGCCGGTCTCACCGGCAAGGGCGTCAAGGTCGCCGTCCTCGACACCGGCGTCGACGCCGGACACCCCGACCTCGCCGGACGGGTCGGCGAGACCCGCTCCTTCATCGAGGGCCAGGAGGTCGCCGACCGCAACGGCCACGGCACCCACGTCGCCTCCACCGTCGGCGGCAGCGGCGCGGGCTCCGCCGGCAAGGAACAGGGCGTCGCCCCCGGTGCCGCCCTCGCCGTCGGCAAGGTCCTCAGCGACGAGGGCTCCGGCAGCGAGTCGCAGATCATCGCCGGCATGGAGTGGGCCGCCCGGGACGTCGACGCGAAGATCGTGTCGATGAGCCTCGGCTCGCAGGAGGCCAGCGACGGCACCGACCCCATGGCCCAGGCCGTGAACGCGCTGTCCGCCGAGACCGGCGCGCTCTTCGTCATCGCCGCCGGCAACTCCGGCGCCCCCGGCTCCATCGGCTCGCCCGGCGCCGCCGACTCCGCGCTCACCGTCGGCGCCGTCGACTCCGCCGACGAGGCCGCCTACTTCACCAGCAAGGGCCCCCGCTACGGGGACCAGGGCCTCAAGCCCGACCTCTCCGCCCCCGGCGTCGGCATCCTCGCCGCCCGCTCCCGACTCCTCCCGGGCAGCGGCCTCTACACCTCCATGAGCGGCACGTCGATGGCGACCCCGCACGTCGCCGGCGTCGCCGCCCTGCTCGCCGAGAAGCACCCCGACTGGACCGGCGCCCAGCTCAAGAACGCCCTCATGTCCAGCTCCAAGACGCTCGCCGACTCCGCCTACGACCTCGGCGCCGGCCGCGTCGACGTCGCCGCCGCGATCTCCGCTAACGTCACCGCCACCGGCTCCGCCGACCTGGGCTTCTCCTCCTGGCCCTACGAGGCGAACAAGCCCGTGACGAGGACCGTCACCTACACCAACTCCTCCGACGCGCCCGTCCGCCTCGACCTCGCCGTCGAGGGCATGCCCGACGGCACCGCCGTCCTCGCCGACGCCGCCCTCACCGTCCCGGCCCACGGCACCGCCGCGACCACCGTCACCGGCGACGGCACCAAGGCCCCCGTCGGCACCAGCTCCGGCCGGATCACCGCGCGCACCGGCGGCACCGTCGTGGCCCACACCGCGCTCGGCCTGGTCAAGGAGGAGGAGCGCTACACCCTCACCGTCCACGTCAAGGACCGCGACGGCCGCCCCGCCCCGGCCCACCTCGGCGTGCAGCGGCTGACCGCCGACAGCGACCCCTTCCCGGCCGCCGTCGACGAGTCCGGCACCCTCCGGCTGCGCCTGAAGCCCGGCACGTACACCGTCGACACCTTCCTCGACGTGCGCGGCTCGCACGGGAAGGACTCCCTCGGCCTCGGCTTCCTCACCGAGCCCGAGATCGCCCTCGACCGCGACCGCGAGATCACCCTCGACGGGCGGCGGCTGCGCGAGATCCGCGCCGAGGTGGAGCGGCGCACCGAGACCCGGCAGCTCCTGATGGAGTTCGACCGGCAGGCCAACGGGGCCTCCTACGGCGGCGCCGTCCAGGTCCCGGCCGCCTACGACTCGATCTTCGCCGCGCCCACCGCGAAGCCCGCCACCGGCAGCTTCGAGTACCGGACGGTCTGGCGGCTCGGCAAGCCGATGCTGGAGGCCTCGGCGGGCGGCGCCCGGCTCTCCGACGTCACCGCGCAGGCAGGCGCCACCCTCCTGGAGGGCCGCCACCGGCTCCGCGTCGTCGACGCGGGCACCGGCACCGCCGCCGAGTACGCCGGCAAGGACGTCGCCGGCAAGGCCGTCCTGGTCCGCCGCACCGAGGGCGCCGACACGGTCGCGCTCGCCCAGACCGCCCAGGACGCGGGCGCGAAGGCCCTGTTCGTCACCGACGACCGGCCCGGCCGCCTGATGGCCTGGTTCGGCACCGCCGACTACGAGGACCGGCCGCTCGCCGTCGCCACCCTGAACACCGCCGACGCCGGCACGCTCGCGGCCGCCGCCCGCCGCGGGACGGCGCTGGAGCTGACCGGCACCCGCTTCACCCCGTACACGTACGACCTCTCCGAGGGGCACCCCGGCGCCATCGGCACCGACCTGGTGTTCCGGCCCGGGCGCAAGGAACTGGCCACCATCCGGTCCACGTTCCACATGCCGACGGCCCGCAAGGAGCTCGGCGGCGAGTTCCGGTACTCCCTCACCGACACCTTCCGGATCGGCTTCGGCTTCAAGGAGTGGATCGCCTTCCCCACCGAGCGCACCGACTACGTCTCCACCGGCACCGGACAGCGCTGGCACGAGTCCGTCGACCTCGGCGACTCCCTGGAGCAGCGCGGCGGCCAGTCCGTCTACCGGGGCGGCGGCGAGACCGAGCTGGAGTGGTTCAAGCCGGTCTGGCACCCCTGGCTCGGCACCGGTCTCGGCTGGGGCCAGCAGCGCAGCGGCAACGACCTGCGGTTCAACACCCCGGGCTGGGGCGACTCCGGGTCCGACCACACCGGCTTCGGCAATGTGTGGGGCGACGACTCCATGACCCAGTACACCGAGGTGTACGTGAACGGCGTCCGCGTCGACCGCAAGCAGAGCTCCGGCGCCTACGCCTGGGACGCGCCGGCCGAGGAGGCCGCGTACAAGGTCGTCACCGACACCGCCCTCGACCCGGCGCGCTGGCGGCTCGGCACCAAGGGGCACGCCGAGTGGACCTTCCGGTCCGCCGAGACCCCGGGGGACCGGGTCACCTACCTGCCGCTGATCAACCTCGGCTTCGACCTGCCCACCGACCTCGTCGGCGACGTCCGGGCGGGGTCCCGGGTGCCCGTGCGGATCTTCGCCGAGTACGTGAAGGGCGCGACCGGCACCGGTCGCATCGGCGGCGGTTCGCTCGCGGTCTCCTACGACGAGGGGGCCACCTGGACCCCGGTCGGGCTCGACCGCTCGCTCCGCGGTGAACTGCGGGTTCCGCGCGGCGCCAGGTCCGTCTCGCTGCGGGCCGGGGCCCGGGACGACCGGGGCGGATCCGTCACGCAGGAGATCATCCGGGCGGTGGGCGTGAAGTAG
- a CDS encoding BTAD domain-containing putative transcriptional regulator, giving the protein MRFGVLGETAVRTADGRPVRVPELKVRALLAVLLAEAGRPVAVHRLVDALWGEEPPGNPPRALQAKVSQLRRALEEAEPGGRELVVTRAPGYALLVPEGALDAERFAGLSGAARVAEDPRRRIELLSEALELWRGPAFADLADGVAEPFVRATAERLEEERLVVRETLAEARLEVGEHHALAGELGELVARHPLRERLRAVQLKALYRAGRQSEALAGYEELRALLAEDLGLDPSPELAALHAAMLRQDPALSAAAERAAPGPARGNLPVPLTGIVGRDAAVAEVRELLRERRLVTLTGPGGVGKTRLALEAAGGLGAEYADGVWLVEFAGAGGELAEVVAAALELRDDGVRGAGPEGRRPPGAGERLAQVLRGRRTLLVLDNCEHVVDEAAALVELLLRTAPGLTVLATGQEPLALAGETLWAVEPLDAEGAVELFAARAAASAPGFVLDDASREAVRGICRRLDGIPLALELAATRVRALGVNGLLERLDDRFRLLDAGQRGAPARQQTLRAVIDWSWDLLSGPERVVLRRLAVHAEGCTLPAAEEVCAGGGVAAGEVLGLLVRLVDRSLVVAVDGEGGPRYRLLESVAAYCLERLADAGERDAVRARHLAYYTRLAEAARPALHGPDQRAWLGRLDAETPNLRAALERALERAPAEGADAAAAGAALRIVDGLAWYWIMRGRLGEALRSATAALRSAGEPQAAPPPSAYPDLPDLPAFPGLPALPDLPAVPDLPAFPAFPGLPALRARVAVWRTGLAIMGGDGADRQRRIAEVLAGFDAVGDPAGRPWARWFLAHALCGTGGRPEGGGLTGAALDGFRAAGDRWGEAAALADRSVQRLLGGDVTGAEADAERADALFAEVGDACSRLWTVYPRAAVAEIRGRYERADGLKRAALAEAEGLGLTTELPDLLTGIGRTALLRGDLAEARAYHSAARERAVEVGFRAGEINAVLGLGLGARREGRAEEAEGHLREVLDWHREVGLDCANALVLAELGFVALARGETAEALALQERGYARAAASGDPRAVALALEGLASAQVPAGRARSAALLLGAAAELRRATGAPLPPAERGDVDRTGTAARAALGEADFGTAFRRGGVLPARPGAGALLVPAPSVCEGAGAASGAGEGSG; this is encoded by the coding sequence ATGCGATTCGGGGTGCTGGGGGAGACGGCCGTACGGACGGCGGACGGGCGGCCGGTCCGGGTCCCGGAGCTCAAGGTGCGCGCCCTGCTCGCCGTCCTGCTCGCCGAGGCCGGCCGGCCGGTCGCCGTGCACCGGCTGGTCGACGCCCTGTGGGGCGAGGAGCCGCCCGGCAACCCGCCGCGCGCCCTCCAGGCCAAGGTCTCCCAGCTGCGGCGCGCCCTGGAGGAGGCCGAGCCCGGCGGGCGGGAGCTCGTCGTCACCCGCGCCCCCGGCTACGCGCTCCTCGTCCCCGAAGGGGCCCTGGACGCGGAGCGGTTCGCCGGGCTCTCCGGCGCCGCCCGGGTCGCGGAGGATCCGCGTCGGCGGATCGAACTCCTCTCCGAGGCGCTGGAGTTGTGGCGCGGACCGGCCTTCGCCGACCTCGCCGACGGGGTCGCGGAGCCGTTCGTGCGGGCCACCGCCGAGCGCCTTGAGGAGGAGCGGCTCGTCGTGCGGGAGACGCTCGCCGAGGCGCGCCTGGAGGTGGGCGAACACCACGCCCTGGCGGGGGAGTTGGGTGAGCTCGTCGCCCGCCACCCGCTGCGCGAGCGGCTGCGGGCCGTGCAGCTGAAGGCCCTGTACCGCGCGGGGCGCCAGAGCGAGGCGCTGGCCGGTTACGAGGAGCTGCGCGCCCTCCTCGCCGAGGACCTGGGGCTCGACCCCAGCCCCGAACTCGCCGCCCTGCACGCCGCGATGCTCCGCCAGGACCCCGCGCTGTCGGCCGCGGCGGAACGGGCCGCACCCGGCCCCGCGCGCGGCAACCTCCCCGTACCGCTCACCGGGATCGTCGGGCGGGACGCGGCCGTCGCCGAGGTGCGGGAGCTGCTGCGGGAGCGCCGGCTCGTCACGCTCACCGGGCCCGGCGGCGTCGGGAAGACCCGGCTGGCCCTGGAGGCGGCCGGCGGGCTCGGCGCGGAGTACGCCGACGGGGTCTGGCTCGTCGAGTTCGCGGGGGCGGGCGGGGAGCTGGCCGAGGTCGTGGCCGCCGCGCTCGAACTGCGCGACGACGGGGTCCGCGGGGCCGGGCCCGAGGGGCGGCGCCCGCCCGGCGCGGGGGAGCGGCTCGCCCAGGTACTGCGCGGCCGGCGGACGCTGCTCGTCCTCGACAACTGCGAGCACGTCGTCGACGAGGCCGCAGCCCTCGTCGAACTGCTGCTGCGCACCGCGCCCGGCCTCACCGTGCTCGCCACCGGCCAGGAGCCCCTGGCGCTGGCGGGCGAGACGCTCTGGGCGGTCGAGCCGCTCGACGCGGAGGGCGCGGTCGAGTTGTTCGCCGCCCGGGCCGCCGCCTCCGCGCCCGGCTTCGTCCTCGACGACGCCTCCCGGGAGGCGGTCCGGGGCATCTGCCGCCGCCTCGACGGCATCCCGCTCGCCCTGGAACTGGCCGCGACCCGGGTCAGGGCCCTCGGGGTGAACGGGCTCCTGGAACGGCTCGACGACCGGTTCCGGCTGCTCGACGCGGGGCAGCGGGGCGCGCCCGCCCGGCAGCAGACCCTGCGCGCGGTCATCGACTGGAGCTGGGACCTGCTGAGCGGACCGGAGCGGGTCGTGCTGCGCCGGCTCGCCGTCCACGCGGAGGGCTGCACCCTGCCGGCCGCCGAAGAGGTCTGCGCGGGCGGGGGCGTGGCCGCCGGGGAGGTGCTCGGGCTGCTGGTGAGGCTGGTGGACCGTTCGCTGGTGGTGGCCGTCGACGGCGAGGGCGGGCCGCGCTACCGGCTGCTTGAGTCGGTCGCCGCGTACTGCCTGGAGCGGCTGGCGGACGCGGGCGAGCGGGACGCCGTGCGGGCCCGCCACCTCGCGTACTACACCCGCCTCGCCGAGGCCGCCCGCCCCGCCCTCCACGGTCCGGACCAGCGCGCCTGGCTCGGCCGCCTCGACGCGGAGACGCCGAACCTGCGGGCGGCCCTGGAGCGGGCGCTGGAGCGGGCGCCGGCGGAGGGGGCCGATGCGGCGGCCGCCGGGGCCGCGCTGCGCATCGTCGACGGTCTCGCCTGGTACTGGATCATGCGCGGGCGGCTCGGCGAGGCCCTGCGTTCGGCGACCGCCGCGCTGCGGTCGGCCGGGGAACCACAGGCCGCCCCTCCTCCTTCCGCGTACCCCGACCTCCCGGACCTCCCCGCCTTCCCCGGCCTCCCCGCCCTCCCGGACCTCCCTGCAGTCCCCGACCTCCCCGCCTTCCCCGCCTTCCCCGGTCTCCCCGCCCTCCGTGCCCGCGTGGCCGTCTGGCGCACCGGTCTCGCCATCATGGGCGGCGACGGGGCCGACCGGCAGCGGCGGATCGCCGAGGTGCTCGCCGGGTTCGACGCGGTGGGCGATCCGGCCGGCCGGCCGTGGGCCCGCTGGTTCCTCGCGCACGCGCTCTGCGGCACCGGCGGCCGGCCGGAGGGCGGCGGCCTGACCGGCGCGGCGCTCGACGGGTTCCGCGCGGCCGGCGACCGGTGGGGCGAGGCCGCGGCGCTCGCGGACCGCTCCGTGCAGCGGCTGCTCGGCGGCGACGTGACGGGCGCGGAGGCGGACGCCGAGCGGGCGGACGCGCTCTTCGCCGAGGTGGGCGACGCCTGTTCCCGGCTCTGGACGGTGTACCCGCGGGCGGCCGTCGCCGAGATCCGCGGGCGGTACGAGCGGGCCGACGGCCTCAAGCGGGCCGCGCTGGCCGAGGCGGAGGGCCTCGGACTCACCACCGAGCTGCCCGATCTGCTCACCGGGATCGGCCGCACGGCGCTGCTGCGCGGGGACCTGGCGGAGGCGCGGGCCTACCACTCGGCCGCCCGGGAACGGGCCGTCGAGGTCGGCTTCCGCGCGGGCGAGATCAACGCGGTGCTCGGGCTCGGGCTCGGCGCGCGCCGCGAGGGCCGGGCGGAGGAGGCCGAGGGGCATCTGCGGGAGGTCCTCGACTGGCACCGCGAGGTCGGCCTCGACTGCGCCAACGCGCTGGTCCTGGCCGAGCTGGGCTTCGTCGCGCTGGCCCGCGGCGAGACGGCGGAGGCCCTGGCGCTGCAGGAGCGGGGGTACGCGAGGGCGGCCGCCTCCGGTGACCCGCGGGCGGTCGCGCTGGCCCTGGAGGGCCTGGCCTCGGCGCAGGTCCCGGCGGGCCGGGCCCGGTCCGCCGCGCTGCTCCTCGGCGCGGCGGCGGAGCTCCGCCGGGCCACGGGCGCGCCGCTGCCTCCGGCGGAACGCGGCGACGTCGACCGCACGGGGACGGCGGCCCGCGCGGCCCTCGGCGAGGCGGACTTCGGCACGGCCTTCCGGCGCGGCGGCGTGCTGCCCGCCCGCCCCGGTGCCGGGGCGCTCCTGGTCCCGGCACCGTCCGTGTGCGAGGGGGCGGGGGCGGCGTCGGGAGCCGGTGAGGGGTCCGGCTGA
- a CDS encoding GNAT family N-acetyltransferase, which translates to MVDITLRRATADDAKRLTQLVRKSGAYRGDYAAMVDGYVVGGPYVEHHPVYVAVDAHGKVLGFYALLLDEAELDLAFVADEAQGRGVGRLLVEHMLGEARAAGLGSVRVVAHPPAEDFYLRTGARRTGTIPPSGRIHWARPELRYDITADVA; encoded by the coding sequence ATGGTCGACATCACCCTCAGGCGTGCCACGGCGGACGACGCCAAGCGCCTCACCCAACTCGTCCGGAAGTCCGGCGCCTACCGGGGCGACTACGCCGCCATGGTCGACGGGTACGTCGTCGGCGGGCCGTACGTCGAGCACCACCCCGTGTACGTCGCCGTCGACGCCCACGGCAAGGTGCTCGGCTTCTACGCGCTGCTCCTCGACGAGGCGGAGCTCGACCTCGCCTTCGTCGCCGACGAGGCCCAGGGGCGCGGGGTCGGGCGGCTGCTCGTGGAGCACATGCTCGGGGAGGCGCGGGCCGCCGGGCTCGGCTCGGTCCGGGTCGTCGCCCATCCGCCCGCCGAGGACTTCTACCTGCGCACCGGCGCCCGCCGCACCGGCACGATCCCGCCCTCCGGCCGCATCCACTGGGCGCGCCCCGAGCTCCGGTACGACATCACGGCCGACGTCGCGTGA